A genomic stretch from Carassius auratus strain Wakin chromosome 35, ASM336829v1, whole genome shotgun sequence includes:
- the LOC113054098 gene encoding Golgi phosphoprotein 3-like has translation MASLTQRNSGLVQRRTEASRSAAADKEKSPGEDEHESRRGEEDDDDQGDAKETRLTLMEEVLLLGLKDREGYTSFWNDCISSGLRGCMLIELAIRGRLQLEASGMRRKSLLTRKVICKSDAPTGDMMLDEALKHVKETQPPETVQSWIELLSGETWNPLKLHYQLRNVRERLAKNLVEKGVLTTEKQNFLLFDMTTHPLTNNTIKQRLVRKVQEAVLEKWVNDPQRMDKRVLALLFLAHSSDVLENAFAPLLDDQYDLAMKRVRVLLDLEPEAEAAKSGANELLWAVVAAFTK, from the exons ATGGCTTCCCTAACGCAGAGAAACTCGGGCCTGGTGCAGAGACGGACCGAGGCCTCGCGTAGCGCCGCCGCGGATAAAGAGAAAAGCCCCGGAGAGGATGAGCACGAGTCCCGCCGCGGAGAAGAGGACGACGACGACCAGGGAGACGCTAAAGAAACGCGGCTGACTTTGATGGAAGAGGTGCTGCTGCTCGGACTCAAGGATAGAGAG GGTTACACATCATTCTGGAATGATTGCATATCGTCTGGTCTGAGAGGATGCATGCTGATTGAACTTGCCATAAGAGGACGCCTGCAACTGGAGGCATCTGGAATGAGGAGGAAAAGCCTGCTAACCAGAAAG gtgaTTTGTAAATCGGATGCCCCCACTGGAGATATGATGTTAGACGAGGCATTGAAACATGTTAAAGAGACTCAGCCTCCAGAGACAGTCCAGAGCTGGATTGAGTTGTTAAGTG GTGAAACCTGGAATCCGTTGAAGCTGCACTACCAGTTGCGAAATGTGCGAGAGCGCTTGGCTAAGAACTTGGTGGAGAAGGGCGTTCTCACCACAGAGAAGCAAAACTTCCTGCTTTTTGACATGACCACCCACCCGCTCACCAACAACACCATCAAGCAGCGGCTGGTGCGCAAGGTCCAGGAGGCCGTCCTGGAGAAATGGGTCAACGATCCCCAACGGATGGATAAGCGTGTACTGGCGCTGCTGTTCCTGGCACATTCCTCTGATGTTCTGGAGAACGCCTTCGCTCCTCTGCTGGACGACCAGTACGATCTGGCCATGAAGAGGGTGCGGGTGCTTCTGGATCTCGAGCCTGAGGCTGAAGCTGCTAAGTCAGGCGCCAATGAGCTGCTATGGGCGGTGGTGGCCGCTTTCACCAAATGA